In one window of Arachis ipaensis cultivar K30076 chromosome B06, Araip1.1, whole genome shotgun sequence DNA:
- the LOC107645738 gene encoding U-box domain-containing protein 9, producing the protein MIAQWCKEHAIEMPKPVQDINQVVSNADRDHLDSLLHKLSLSVPDQKEAARELRLLTKRMPSFRTLFGESVDVIPQLLSPLSPNTAHVHPDLHEDLITTILNLSIHDDNKKVFGEDPTVIALLIDALKSGTIQTRSNAAAAIFTLSALDSNKHIIGKSGAIKHLLDLLEEGQPLAVKDAASAIFNLCLVHENKGRTVREGAVRVILKKIMDHILVDELLAILALLSSHPKAIEEMGDLGAVAFLLAIIREGTSERTKENCVAILYTICYGDRTKLKEVREEEKANGTLSKLARHGTSRAKRKANGILERLNRSPCLTHTA; encoded by the coding sequence ATGATTGCGCAGTGGTGTAAAGAGCATGCAATTGAGATGCCAAAGCCGGTTCAGGACATCAACCAAGTAGTAAGTAATGCGGATAGAGACCACTTGGATTCATTACTTCATAAGCTGTCATTGTCTGTCCCTGATCAGAAAGAAGCTGCAAGAGAGCTTCGCCTCCTAACAAAGAGAATGCCTTCCTTTAGAACCCTCTTTGGGGAGTCCGTTGATGTGATTCCGCAGTTGCTCAGTCCATTATCGCCTAATACGGCTCATGTTCACCCCGATCTCCATGAGGACTTGATTACAACTATTCTAAATCTCTCGATTCATGACGATAATAAGAAAGTATTTGGAGAGGATCCAACTGTCATTGCTCTTCTCATTGATGCCTTGAAATCCGGAACAATTCAAACAAGGAGCAATGCCGCAGCAGCCATTTTCACATTATCGGCTCTTGACTCCAACAAGCACATCATTGGAAAGTCTGGAGCCATCAAACATTTGCTTGACCTTTTAGAGGAGGGACAGCCATTAGCCGTGAAAGATGCTGCCTCAGCTATATTCAACCTATGTCTTGTGCACGAGAATAAAGGGAGGACCGTGAGAGAAGGTGCAGTCCGGGTCATTCTGAAGAAGATCATGGACCACATTCTAGTTGATGAGTTGCTCGCTATATTGGCACTCCTTTCCAGCCATCCCAAGGCCATTGAAGAAATGGGGGATCTCGGAGCTGTAGCCTTCTTGCTGGCTATCATTAGGGAGGGCACGTCAGAGCGAACCAAGGAGAATTGTGTTGCAATTTTATATACAATCTGTTACGGTGATAGAACAAAGTTGAAGGAagttagagaagaagaaaaagccaacgGTACCCTGTCGAAACTTGCGCGACACGGGACGTCAAGGGCAAAAAGGAAGGCTAATGGAATTCTTGAGAGGCTCAATCGATCACCCTGCTTAACACACACTGCTTAA
- the LOC107645739 gene encoding uncharacterized protein LOC107645739 yields MFHSPAMDEWKRSGQIPAFGNWEFANELPITQYFECARQAGLVRYSSSSGESDPCVRDLYSLDFHKPPSTLKKGNRNNRNRERERRCSHGNVNVKGNGNGNMRKLKQGKVWDVTEQQRSKQHDVVPLPQSAAPPRPKPVDEDLYKIPPQLLRSTKRKKVLGFISKCLVPAACVS; encoded by the exons ATGTTTCACTCTCCAGCTATGGAT GAATGGAAGAGAAGTGGGCAGATACCCGCGTTTGGGAACTGGGAATTCGCGAACGAGTTGCCAATAACTCAGTACTTCGAGTGTGCAAGACAAGCTGGCTTGGTTCGTTATAGTTCCTCTTCCGGAGAGAGTGATCCCTGCGTTCGCGACCTTTACTCTCTTGATTTTCACAAACCTCCTTCTACTCTCAAAAAG GGGAATAGGAACAACAGGAACAGAGAAAGAGAAAGGAGGTGCTCTCATGGGAACGTTAACGTTAAGGGAAATGGAAATGGAAACATGAGAAAGCTTAAGCAAGGGAAAGTATGGGACGTGACGGAACAGCAACGGAGCAAGCAACACGACGTCGTTCCGCTTCCGCAATCAGCGGCCCCTCCTCGACCAAAACCCGTTGACGAAGATCTTTATAAGATCCCTCCCCAGCTCCTTCGTTCTACCAAAAgg AAGAAAGTGCTGGGCTTCATTTCCAAGTGTTTGGTACCCGCTGCATGTGTTTCATGA